A genomic segment from Actinoplanes sichuanensis encodes:
- a CDS encoding LysR family transcriptional regulator: MQLEDLRALLALGDHQHVTGAAAALGTTQPSLSRLLARVEAELGVRLFERDARGVHPNPLGDLTLAAARDVVGRYDRLRRDLAGLLDSESGTVRLAFLDSMATSLVPRILHDVRERAPRLRIELRQEPGHVILPDLESGAAELALISPQPRGPYGWLALQTQKLALIVPPGHRLVSRRRARLSDAVGEDFITVPPGFGFRALVDGLFAAAGVTPRIALEIGDLATIEGLVGAGLGIALVPEGFAGATGSTGLALTAPGAERVVGLTWRTDRPPSPAATRFRSIVEAMAPYL, translated from the coding sequence ATGCAGCTGGAAGATCTCCGTGCCCTGCTCGCCCTGGGTGATCATCAACACGTGACCGGGGCGGCCGCCGCCCTCGGCACCACCCAGCCCAGCCTGTCCCGGCTGCTGGCCCGGGTCGAGGCCGAGCTGGGCGTGCGCCTGTTCGAGCGGGACGCCCGGGGTGTGCACCCGAACCCGCTCGGCGACCTGACCCTGGCCGCGGCGCGCGATGTGGTCGGCCGTTATGACAGGTTGCGCCGCGATCTGGCCGGGCTGCTCGACTCGGAGTCGGGGACGGTGCGGTTGGCGTTCCTCGACTCGATGGCCACCTCGTTGGTGCCACGGATCCTGCACGACGTCCGGGAGCGGGCGCCTCGGCTGCGGATCGAACTGCGCCAGGAACCCGGCCACGTCATCCTGCCCGACCTGGAGTCGGGCGCGGCCGAACTGGCGTTGATCTCTCCGCAGCCGCGTGGGCCGTACGGCTGGCTGGCTCTCCAGACCCAGAAGCTCGCCCTGATCGTGCCGCCGGGCCACCGCCTGGTCTCGCGCCGTCGGGCGCGCCTGTCCGACGCCGTCGGCGAGGACTTCATCACCGTGCCACCCGGTTTCGGGTTCCGTGCCCTGGTCGACGGCCTGTTCGCGGCGGCCGGGGTGACCCCGCGCATCGCCCTGGAGATCGGCGACCTGGCCACCATCGAGGGTCTGGTCGGGGCAGGCCTGGGCATCGCCCTGGTCCCGGAGGGTTTCGCCGGTGCCACCGGCTCGACAGGTCTGGCGCTGACGGCTCCGGGAGCCGAACGTGTCGTCGGCCTGACCTGGCGGACCGACCGACCGCCGAGCCCGGCCGCCACCCGCTTCCGCTCGATAGTCGAAGCCATGGCCCCCTACCTCTGA
- a CDS encoding aminoglycoside phosphotransferase family protein, translating to MGGFTVPRSFLESPRWWRGGGEWLAGLAEAVREQCARWRLTIDGAPAHGSNALVVPVIREGEGFVLRLTPPGPDVAELIAALRFWDGRGTVRLVDADAEAGVMLLERLSATSLNDVPVDEAMHELGVVMDRLAVPAPDHVPDTGTAVARRMATMPQEWERLGRPFDGRILDETLVIGQRLSLAAGDDAVNGDLHAEQVLRGGREPWLVVDPVLMRGDRAFDLGRVLWTRLDEMPRPDDVVRCFDIVVRAAGVEPAHGRDWVLYRAVDYWLWGLGAGLTEDPVRCHRLVSVFRA from the coding sequence ATGGGTGGGTTCACGGTTCCGCGGTCGTTTCTGGAGTCACCTCGCTGGTGGCGCGGCGGGGGCGAATGGCTGGCCGGGCTTGCGGAGGCGGTCCGCGAGCAGTGCGCACGGTGGCGGCTGACCATCGACGGTGCGCCCGCGCACGGCTCGAACGCACTGGTCGTGCCGGTGATCCGGGAGGGTGAGGGGTTCGTTCTGCGGCTCACCCCGCCGGGACCGGATGTCGCCGAGCTGATCGCCGCACTGCGGTTCTGGGACGGGCGCGGCACGGTCCGGCTGGTCGACGCCGATGCCGAGGCCGGCGTGATGCTGCTGGAACGGCTGTCGGCGACCTCGCTGAACGACGTGCCGGTGGACGAGGCGATGCACGAGCTCGGCGTGGTGATGGACCGCCTTGCGGTGCCCGCGCCGGATCACGTGCCGGACACCGGGACGGCCGTCGCCCGCCGGATGGCGACGATGCCGCAGGAGTGGGAGCGGCTCGGCCGCCCGTTCGACGGTCGGATCCTCGACGAGACGCTGGTGATCGGTCAACGACTGTCCCTGGCGGCCGGCGACGACGCGGTGAACGGCGACCTGCATGCGGAGCAGGTGTTGCGTGGGGGCCGGGAGCCCTGGCTGGTGGTCGATCCGGTGCTGATGCGCGGTGATCGGGCCTTCGACCTGGGGCGGGTGCTGTGGACCCGGCTGGATGAGATGCCACGACCGGACGACGTCGTGCGCTGCTTCGACATCGTGGTCCGGGCCGCCGGCGTCGAACCGGCGCACGGGCGGGACTGGGTGCTCTATCGGGCCGTCGACTACTGGTTGTGGGGACTCGGGGCGGGGCTGACCGAGGATCCGGTGCGATGCCATCGGCTGGTGTCGGTCTTCCGGGCGTGA